Proteins found in one Cricetulus griseus strain 17A/GY chromosome X, alternate assembly CriGri-PICRH-1.0, whole genome shotgun sequence genomic segment:
- the Rs1 gene encoding retinoschisin, which produces MTRKIEGFFLLLLFGYEVNDSMEFLSFCNFIFPLLFFCSATLGLSSTEDEGEDPWYHKACKCDCQGGANALWSAGAASLDCIPECPYHKPLGFESGEVTPDQITCSNPEQYVGWYSSWTANKARLNSQGFGCAWLSKYQDSSQWLQIDLKEIKVISGILTQGRCDIDEWMTKYSVQYRTDERLNWIYYKDQTGNNRVFYGNSDRSSTVQNLLRPPIISRFIRLIPLGWHVRIAIRMELLECASKCA; this is translated from the exons ATGACACGCAAGATCGAAGGCTTCTTCTTATTACTTCTCTTTGGCTATGAAG TCAATGATTCTATggaatttctctctttttgtaatttcatttttcctctccTGTTCTTTTGCTCAGCCACATTGGGATTATCATCGACAGAG GATGAGGGCGAGGACCCCTGGTACCACAAAGCATGCAAGTGTGACTGCCAGGGAGGAGCCAATGCTCTGTGGTCTGCTGGAGCTGCCTCTTTAGACTGTATTCCAG AATGCCCATATCACAAGCCCTTGGGTTTCGAGTCAGGGGAGGTCACGCCAGATCAGATCACCTGCTCCAACCCAGAGCAGTATGTGGGCTGGTATTCCTCATGGACAGCAAACAAGGCCCGGCTCAACAGCCAAGGCTTCGG GTGTGCTTGGCTTTCCAAGTATCAGGATAGTAGCCAGTGGCTACAGATAGATttgaaggagatcaaggtgatTTCGGGGATCCTTACCCAAGGACGCTGTGATATAGATGAGTGGATGACAAAGTACAGTGTGCAATATAGGACTGATGAACGCCTGAACTGGATTTACTATAAGGATCAGACTGGAAACAATCGG GTCTTCTATGGAAACTCGGACCGGAGTTCTACAGTCCAGAATTTACTGCGCCCCCCCATCATTTCCCGCTTCATCCGACTGATCCCTCTAGGCTGGCATGTCCGAATTGCCATCCGGATGGAGCTACTTGAGTGTGCCAGCaagtgtgcctga